Proteins encoded together in one Juglans regia cultivar Chandler chromosome 9, Walnut 2.0, whole genome shotgun sequence window:
- the LOC108994368 gene encoding F-box/LRR-repeat protein At5g63520-like isoform X2: MEAALKTEKGEPKAARGKGFAMISDDDLHNILSKLPALAFASAACVSKSWNTICNRILFSRPKLSSALSLHPSPHVAVQDVLEKVLSEPIRPHFAIANVGSGFSLIEAFRLITKRLGSRMPFIISTANGIIGRDSLTNEYREVKWIDIGGDFHDEDGYIPAKDLNNGIVLTVGFLPGLKVDAIPLLRSVKEPRVAMVDQFVTDIKDYTASVSGCAAPVGIIMFGEGLVDMKPIIDVLDYAMPMETVIVGDEKGRFLYKSGNESRNVCGSTKYLSDAVALVFARDNDKSIGIGDVQFHSTLSSGVSAVGPIHKAVSVKENCSEHTTWLTARREGQHEVLDGQRILDDINNEPGSCIKSSKLYIRVTKRRKCCIGSEKPRLITSLAFHGVKGTDEGCLYVNGTNIKTGDYFQFYRSDPNTALSSCVDASSNLKSLKPDGNSSNCHRMRAVAVKKEIFGGLIFSCYGDRLFSRRNIYSSRFTESFPGVPFAGIFCRGEIGRGFSSLLGESNKEGSAHCMRAYSTVFLVMSYTLARPEH, translated from the exons ATGGAGGCAGCACTGAAGACGGAGAAGGGCGAGCCCAAAGCGGCGCGTGGTAAGGGGTTCGCCATGATAAGCGACGACGACCTTCACAACATTCTCTCGAAGCTTCCGGCCTTAGCCTTCGCGTCTGCGGCCTGCGTTAGCAAATCCTGGAACACCATCTGCAATCGCATCCTCTTCTCTCGCCCTAAGCTCtcttctgctctctctctccacccctCTCCCCAT GTTGCAGTGCAAGACGTTCTTGAGAAGGTGCTCTCCGAGCCCATTCGGCCGCATTTCGCTATCGCAAACGTTGGCAGCGGATTCAGCCTGATCGAGGCCTTTCGGCTT ATAACGAAAAGATTGGGGTCTCGTATGccttttattatttctacagcTAATGGAATAATTGGAAGGGATTCTCTTACCAATGAATATAGAGAG GTGAAGTGGATAGATATTGGTGGTGATTTCCACGATGAAGATGGCTATATACCGGCAAAAGATTTAAATAATGGTATTGTTTTGACTGTTGGGTTTCTACCGGGATTAAAAGTTGATGCTATCCCACTTTTACGATCAGTAAAG GAACCTCGAGTGGCAATGGTTGACCAGTTTGTAACGGATATTAAGGATTATACAGCCTCTGTTTCAGGTTGCGCAGCCCCTGTTGGGATTATAATGTTTGGA GAAGGGCTTGTTGACATGAAACCCATTATTGATGTGTTGG ATTATGCTATGCCAATGGAAACTGTCATTGTGGGTGATGAGAAAGGCCGCTTTCTGTACAAAAGTGGGAATGAGTCTAGAAATGTCTGTGGGAGTACAAAATACTTATCAGATGCTGTAGCTCTTGTATTTGCAAGGGATAATGATAAGTCTATTG GTATTGGAGATGTCCAATTCCATAGTACATTGTCAAGTGGTGTATCAGCAGTAGGTCCAATACACAAGGCAGTTTCCGTTAAAGAGAACTGCTCTGAACATACTACGTGGCTTACTGCCAGAAGGGAAGGACAACATGAGGTTCTTGATGGTCAAAGAATTCTAGATGACATCAATAATGAG CCAGGAAGTTGTATCAAGTCTTCTAAGCTGTACATTAGGGTTACCAAACGGAGAAAATGCTGTATTGGGTCAGAGAAACCAAGGTTGATAACATCCTTGGCATTCCATGGAGTTAAAGG AACAGATGAAGGGTGCCTTTATGTCAATGGTACTAACATCAAAACTGGTGATTACTTCCAGTTCTACCGTTCAGATCCCAATACTGCATTATCCTCATGTGTTGATGCCTCCTCAAACCTCAAAAGTTTGAAGCCAGACGGAAATTCCAGTAATTGTCATCGCATGAGGGCTGTTGCTGTTAAGAAGGAAATTTTTGGAGGCCTTATTTTCTCATGTTACGGCGATAGGCTTTTCTCTAGACGCAACATTTATAGCTCTCGATTCACGGAGAGCTTTCCCGGGGTTCCATTTGCAGGAATATTTTGCAGAGGGGAAATTGGACGTGGCTTTTCAAGCTTGCTTGGAGAAAGCAACAAAGAGGGCTCTGCTCACTGTATGCGCGCCTATAGCACTGTTTTTCTAGTGATGTCCTATACCTTGGCACGTCCTGagcattaa
- the LOC108994426 gene encoding SUMO-activating enzyme subunit 1B-1-like, with protein sequence MDGEVLTEQETALYDRQIRVWGVDTQRRLSKAHILVCGMKGTVAEFCKNIVLAGVSSLTLVDDRVATEEAISANFLIPPDENAYGGKTLAELCCDSLKDFNPMVRVSVEKGDISSFGGDFFDNYDVVVASCCSLATKKSINEKCRKLSKHIAFYTVDCRDSCGEIFVDLQHHRYSKKKLDENIKCQLQYPSIEEAISVPWRALPRKVTKLYFAMRVMERFEEVEGRNPGDVLSADLPGILKLKKELCEANSLNESHVPDKLLERLVMGTREFPPVCAIIGGILGQEVIKAISGKGEPLKNFFFFDAMDGKGIIEDISNPESGS encoded by the exons ATGGACGGCGAGGTGTTGACGGAGCAGGAGACTGCACTCTATGACCGCCAAATTAGGGTTTGGGGTGTTGATACACAAAGAAG ACTGAGCAAAGCTCATATATTGGTATGTGGAATGAAAGGGACTGTTGCTGAG TTTTGCAAGAACATTGTTCTAGCGGGAGTTAGTAGTTTGACATTGGTGGATGATCGGGTCGCGACTGAAGAAGCTATCTCTGCGAACTTTTTGATACCTCCTGATGAGAATGCGTATGGTGGAAAGACGCTTGCCGAGCTTTGTTGTGATTCTTTGAAAGACTTCAACCCGATGGTTCGTGTTTCAGTAGAAAAAG GTGACATTTCGAGCTTTGGTGGGGATTTCTTTGATAATTATGATGTCGTAGTTGCCAGTTGTTGCTCCCTTGCTACCAAA AAATCAATCAATGAGAAATGCCGGAAGTTATCTAAGCATATAGCATTCTATACAGTTGATTGTAGAGACTCTTGTGGTGAAATATTTGTCGACCTGCAACACCATAGATATTCAAAG AAAAAACTTGACGAGAACATCAAGTGCCAACTTCAGTATCCAAGTATCGAG GAAGCGATTTCAGTACCCTGGCGGGCACTTCCAAGGAAAGTGACAAAGCTATACTTCGCCATGAGAG TGATGGAAAGGTTTGAAGAGGTTGAGGGGCGTAATCCAGGGGATGTTTTAAGTGCAGATCTTCCTGGTATCCTGAAGCTGAAAAAGGAACTTTGTGAGGCAAAT TCACTGAATGAATCTCATGTTCCCGACAAACTCCTTGAAAGATTGGTAATGGGTACTAGAGAATTCCCTCCAGTTTGTGCCATCATTGGAGGAATCCTTGGACAG GAGGTTATCAAAGCGATCTCAGGCAAAGGGGAACCCctaaaaaatttcttcttcttcgatgCTATGGATGGAAAAGGCATAATAGAGGACATTTCAAACCCTGAGAGTGGAAGTTGA
- the LOC108994418 gene encoding squamosa promoter-binding-like protein 13A, translating into MDWHLKAPWGLTELEQETFPNTQTIGGSSSFGGHRTSKVEFSVDLKLGQLGNSANELLNKWKEPEVSKISSPASGSSKRARAANNGNQPVSCLVDGCTSDLSNCRDYHRRHKVCELHSKTPQVSICGRKQRFCQQCSRFHSLEEFDEGKRSCRKRLDGHNRRRRKPQPEPLSRSGNFLSNYQGVQLIPFSSSHVYPPTTMVSPAWAGVLNTAADARLHNQQQQLWLLDKEKLFLGSSPSTHSANHLGGKQMSFLQGGSTMLNHHSSLEAPVCQPLLKTIALSESGVARSKMFGDRLTTQVHDSDCALSLLSSPPAQSSGHALNHEVHPNSVSLVQPLGSSLHGNSLDPMNSVLMSSGSDSNIHCRGRFHMGSEESQLNETPQTFSFNWE; encoded by the exons ATGGACTGGCACTTGAAAGCACCTTGGGGTTTGACAGAACTAGAACAAGAAACATTTCCCAACACACAAACGATAGGCGGGTCAAGTAGCTTTGGTGGTCACAGGACCAGTAAAGTGGAGTTTTCAGTAGATTTGAAGCTTGGTCAGTTGGGTAATTCGGCCAATGAGCTACTGAATAAATGGAAGGAGCCCGAAGTCTCAAAAATATCATCTCCAGCTTCTGGGTCATCAAAGAGAGCAAGAGCAGCTAACAATGGTAATCAGCCAGTGTCATGCCTAGTTGATGGGTGCACTTCAGACCTCAGTAATTGTAGGGACTACCATAGGCGCCACAAGGTCTGCGAGCTCCATTCAAAGACTCCACAAGTATCCATTTGTGGCCGTAAGCAACGGTTCTGCCAGCAGTGCAGCAG GTTCCATTCGCTGGAGGAATTCGATGAGGGAAAGAGAAGCTGTAGAAAACGTCTTGATGGACACAATCGAAGGCGGAGAAAACCTCAGCCAGAACCCCTGTCTCGATCTGGGAACTTCTTGTCCAATTACCAAG gcGTCCAGTTGATACCATTCTCCAGTTCACATGTATATCCCCCCACCACCATGGTGAGCCCAGCCTGGGCTGGAGTTCTCAATACTGCAGCAGATGCCAGACTTCATAACCAGCAGCAACAATTATGGCTACTAGATAAAGAAAAACTGTTTCTTGGATCCTCCCCCAGTACTCACAGCGCCAATCATCTTGGAGGGAAGCAAATGTCGTTCTTGCAGGGTGGCAGCACCATGCTAAACCACCATTCATCTCTTGAAGCTCCTGTCTGCCAGCCACTTCTGAAGACCATTGCTTTATCAGAAAGTGGTGTGGCTAGGAGCAAAATGTTTGGTGACAGGTTAACGACACAAGTCCATGATTCGGATtgtgctctctctcttctgtcaTCACCTCCGGCACAGTCATCTGGGCATGCTTTGAACCACGAAGTGCATCCTAACTCAGTCTCCCTGGTGCAGCCCCTAGGCTCAAGTTTACATGGAAACAGCTTAGACCCCATGAATTCAGTTCTGATGTCCAGTGGCAGTGACAGTAACATTCATTGCCGCGGAAGGTTTCACATGGGATCCGAGGAATCACAATTGAATGAAACCCCTCAaacattttccttcaattgGGAGTAA
- the LOC108994368 gene encoding F-box/LRR-repeat protein At5g63520-like isoform X1 yields the protein MEAALKTEKGEPKAARGKGFAMISDDDLHNILSKLPALAFASAACVSKSWNTICNRILFSRPKLSSALSLHPSPHVAVQDVLEKVLSEPIRPHFAIANVGSGFSLIEAFRLITKRLGSRMPFIISTANGIIGRDSLTNEYREVKWIDIGGDFHDEDGYIPAKDLNNGIVLTVGFLPGLKVDAIPLLRSVKEPRVAMVDQFVTDIKDYTASVSGCAAPVGIIMFGEGLVDMKPIIDVLDYAMPMETVIVGDEKGRFLYKSGNESRNVCGSTKYLSDAVALVFARDNDKSIVFFVCHECEGIGDVQFHSTLSSGVSAVGPIHKAVSVKENCSEHTTWLTARREGQHEVLDGQRILDDINNEPGSCIKSSKLYIRVTKRRKCCIGSEKPRLITSLAFHGVKGTDEGCLYVNGTNIKTGDYFQFYRSDPNTALSSCVDASSNLKSLKPDGNSSNCHRMRAVAVKKEIFGGLIFSCYGDRLFSRRNIYSSRFTESFPGVPFAGIFCRGEIGRGFSSLLGESNKEGSAHCMRAYSTVFLVMSYTLARPEH from the exons ATGGAGGCAGCACTGAAGACGGAGAAGGGCGAGCCCAAAGCGGCGCGTGGTAAGGGGTTCGCCATGATAAGCGACGACGACCTTCACAACATTCTCTCGAAGCTTCCGGCCTTAGCCTTCGCGTCTGCGGCCTGCGTTAGCAAATCCTGGAACACCATCTGCAATCGCATCCTCTTCTCTCGCCCTAAGCTCtcttctgctctctctctccacccctCTCCCCAT GTTGCAGTGCAAGACGTTCTTGAGAAGGTGCTCTCCGAGCCCATTCGGCCGCATTTCGCTATCGCAAACGTTGGCAGCGGATTCAGCCTGATCGAGGCCTTTCGGCTT ATAACGAAAAGATTGGGGTCTCGTATGccttttattatttctacagcTAATGGAATAATTGGAAGGGATTCTCTTACCAATGAATATAGAGAG GTGAAGTGGATAGATATTGGTGGTGATTTCCACGATGAAGATGGCTATATACCGGCAAAAGATTTAAATAATGGTATTGTTTTGACTGTTGGGTTTCTACCGGGATTAAAAGTTGATGCTATCCCACTTTTACGATCAGTAAAG GAACCTCGAGTGGCAATGGTTGACCAGTTTGTAACGGATATTAAGGATTATACAGCCTCTGTTTCAGGTTGCGCAGCCCCTGTTGGGATTATAATGTTTGGA GAAGGGCTTGTTGACATGAAACCCATTATTGATGTGTTGG ATTATGCTATGCCAATGGAAACTGTCATTGTGGGTGATGAGAAAGGCCGCTTTCTGTACAAAAGTGGGAATGAGTCTAGAAATGTCTGTGGGAGTACAAAATACTTATCAGATGCTGTAGCTCTTGTATTTGCAAGGGATAATGATAAGTCTATTG ttttttttgtttgccaTGAATGTGAAGGTATTGGAGATGTCCAATTCCATAGTACATTGTCAAGTGGTGTATCAGCAGTAGGTCCAATACACAAGGCAGTTTCCGTTAAAGAGAACTGCTCTGAACATACTACGTGGCTTACTGCCAGAAGGGAAGGACAACATGAGGTTCTTGATGGTCAAAGAATTCTAGATGACATCAATAATGAG CCAGGAAGTTGTATCAAGTCTTCTAAGCTGTACATTAGGGTTACCAAACGGAGAAAATGCTGTATTGGGTCAGAGAAACCAAGGTTGATAACATCCTTGGCATTCCATGGAGTTAAAGG AACAGATGAAGGGTGCCTTTATGTCAATGGTACTAACATCAAAACTGGTGATTACTTCCAGTTCTACCGTTCAGATCCCAATACTGCATTATCCTCATGTGTTGATGCCTCCTCAAACCTCAAAAGTTTGAAGCCAGACGGAAATTCCAGTAATTGTCATCGCATGAGGGCTGTTGCTGTTAAGAAGGAAATTTTTGGAGGCCTTATTTTCTCATGTTACGGCGATAGGCTTTTCTCTAGACGCAACATTTATAGCTCTCGATTCACGGAGAGCTTTCCCGGGGTTCCATTTGCAGGAATATTTTGCAGAGGGGAAATTGGACGTGGCTTTTCAAGCTTGCTTGGAGAAAGCAACAAAGAGGGCTCTGCTCACTGTATGCGCGCCTATAGCACTGTTTTTCTAGTGATGTCCTATACCTTGGCACGTCCTGagcattaa